In the genome of Gloeotrichia echinulata CP02, one region contains:
- a CDS encoding filamentous hemagglutinin N-terminal domain-containing protein has translation MATYWQIKFKGLCLAIPLVLWGVSVVFGESTLAQIVPDNTLGSEKSVVVPINSTSDRIEGGAIRGSSLFHSFQQFNIEEGKSAYFANPAQIENIFSRVTGNNSSQLLGTLGVLGNANLFFINPNGIIFGANAKLDINGSFVGSTANSLNFSDGQVFSATHTQAPPLLEINVKAPIGLVFEGKESGATVNTVNLSVPPGQNISLVGRNLQITGDVLPGDFGQGDIQIQKNSFPSLVNILLASNDITIAQGLDLSFYHPGAIILTADADKNGSGSVRMDTTKIIKSDGADVNISGASLQLGNISTLTNGNHGGNITLTATNGDISLGGNQNPQPDNLATSGRIMSGNINIQSSGNFVAYGGIRTDSYFQGKPGFISIDSGGDISINGVIKTDSFVGQDGGSVTLKSGGNITTSGRISSVSQNDSNAGNAGAITLLTTGGNITTKAELTAWSRSGDGTAGNGGVIKLESTSGSITTNDILNFSDVENNGTAGNGGDISIIAAGNIITNNFLNASSQVPKNGEAGNGGTITLKSTQGNIITNEIKAVSEVFGDGNTGNGGKIMIATGGDFKSIFLWSYSQVKGSCETSLCRTGNGGDIIINSGGKVELTTGNPLGTIATWSQLAGNGFAGNGGKVDITSNGNISITNTTVNPTYQGSVGTDSQIFGDGSAGNGGSIQLISKTGDVVANQLGSFSRVFGNCQGTNCQAAGDGADIIVEAPQGSIETLSVNTFADSRGNGTAGNGGVIKLIARNDIKTNFLTSSSLTAKDKPGSSGTINLESTDGSIIAGNLIASSNTKRGDITLNAQNNITIGVGATSPVIDVSGSGDGGEISFTVKSGQFSMNNGLINSNVFGDGKGGDIKIQAESVSLNNTDITTTLSSGKGQGGNIIINTPGEFTLDRSRLFTSLEPGGTGIGGDIKIQANSVSLDNFSFIDSATFWDGNAGNVRLDANNFISLKNNSSIFSITAGKGNGGEVKVTAQGNINLVDGSNISTVVNQQAEGNAGNVMIQANQLVLSNGGQILTNTLGSGNAGDIIVNAPAFVIISGVNNNPVSTSQPRSNVQTRIFKSVEDVEPNNSISEAQKLQDGYFAIDPTNNLNPDVEFSTRIPYVSISGKGSNPASVDVYSFEVTPGTRGIFDIDNGLKAQNPTRSVDTQISLYNSSGVKLANNNDAPVIFGAGGSELAPADINNPGAGSNTILSPDSYLRYVFTQPGTYFLEVSKSQGDQSYQLQVSLETPNIQGNSVNGRFASGIFAQTQSMTGAAGNITINSPQLEINAGGQLRTTTFTAQQAGSITLNIPNQLILSGKDSGLFANTEKNSTGRGGTINIDPKILMIQDGATIAVNSQGQGIGGDINLQAGSLFLDNGIISAKTNSNTGGNINLGVDNLLFLRHGSEISTTAGDEQNGGNGGNITIDARNGFLVAIPYENSDITANAFTGNGGRVDITTQQLFGIQEQDFTTLLSDITASSDFGLNGEVNINLTVNADPTSGLTKLPDRPVNVRISEGCQVVEDKDAVEFYSIGKGGLPPRPDEALSFDLLDLIDLSKLTFYGNDKKTWSNAQLFSGLVKFTSPCQGR, from the coding sequence ATGGCTACATACTGGCAAATTAAATTTAAGGGTTTATGTTTAGCTATCCCCTTAGTACTCTGGGGAGTGAGTGTTGTGTTTGGGGAAAGTACTCTGGCTCAAATTGTTCCTGATAACACTCTCGGTAGCGAAAAATCTGTTGTTGTGCCTATCAATTCTACATCTGACCGAATTGAGGGGGGCGCAATTCGCGGCTCTAGTCTGTTTCATAGTTTCCAACAATTTAATATCGAGGAAGGAAAAAGTGCCTATTTCGCTAATCCTGCACAAATTGAAAATATTTTTAGTCGGGTTACGGGAAATAACTCTTCTCAATTGTTAGGAACATTGGGTGTTTTAGGGAATGCTAACCTATTTTTTATTAATCCCAATGGGATTATTTTTGGCGCAAATGCTAAATTGGATATCAATGGTTCATTTGTTGGCAGTACAGCAAATAGCCTGAATTTTTCTGATGGTCAAGTTTTCAGTGCTACTCATACCCAAGCGCCACCATTATTAGAGATTAATGTTAAAGCTCCTATTGGCTTAGTCTTTGAAGGAAAGGAATCAGGGGCTACTGTTAACACGGTGAATTTATCTGTACCACCAGGACAAAATATTAGTTTAGTTGGTCGAAATTTGCAGATTACAGGTGATGTTTTACCGGGGGATTTTGGTCAAGGGGATATACAAATCCAGAAAAATAGTTTTCCATCTCTAGTAAATATTCTCCTAGCTAGTAATGATATTACTATTGCTCAAGGTTTAGACCTGAGCTTTTATCATCCTGGAGCAATTATTTTGACAGCCGATGCTGATAAAAATGGCAGTGGCTCGGTGAGGATGGACACAACTAAAATTATTAAGTCTGATGGGGCAGATGTTAATATTTCGGGAGCCAGTTTACAGCTAGGCAATATTAGCACACTCACAAATGGTAATCATGGAGGAAATATTACCTTAACTGCAACTAACGGGGACATTTCTCTAGGTGGTAATCAAAATCCTCAGCCAGACAATTTGGCTACTTCGGGAAGAATAATGAGTGGAAATATAAATATTCAAAGCAGTGGCAATTTTGTCGCTTATGGAGGAATCAGAACAGATTCTTATTTTCAGGGAAAACCTGGATTTATTTCTATTGATAGTGGTGGAGATATCAGCATAAATGGTGTAATTAAAACAGACTCCTTTGTAGGTCAAGATGGTGGATCTGTCACACTCAAAAGTGGTGGCAATATTACCACATCTGGTAGAATATCTTCTGTATCTCAGAACGATAGTAATGCAGGTAATGCAGGGGCAATCACCCTCTTGACAACTGGAGGGAATATCACGACTAAAGCTGAACTAACAGCTTGGTCTAGATCTGGGGATGGAACGGCAGGTAATGGTGGAGTAATTAAGCTTGAGAGTACCAGTGGAAGTATTACAACAAACGATATATTGAATTTCTCTGATGTGGAAAATAATGGTACTGCAGGTAATGGTGGAGATATTAGCATCATTGCTGCTGGTAATATCATTACTAATAATTTTCTGAATGCTAGTTCTCAAGTTCCTAAGAATGGTGAAGCTGGCAATGGTGGAACAATTACTCTCAAAAGCACTCAAGGTAATATTATTACTAATGAAATCAAAGCTGTTTCTGAAGTTTTTGGTGATGGAAATACAGGTAATGGCGGAAAAATTATGATCGCCACTGGTGGAGATTTTAAATCTATTTTCTTGTGGTCTTACTCTCAAGTTAAAGGCAGTTGTGAAACTAGTTTATGCCGAACTGGTAATGGTGGAGATATTATTATTAACAGTGGTGGTAAAGTTGAACTAACAACAGGTAATCCCCTCGGTACAATTGCTACATGGTCACAACTTGCAGGAAATGGTTTTGCAGGTAATGGGGGAAAAGTTGATATTACGAGTAATGGCAATATTAGTATTACCAACACCACGGTAAACCCCACATACCAAGGGAGTGTAGGCACTGATTCTCAGATTTTTGGTGATGGGAGTGCAGGTAACGGCGGCAGTATTCAACTTATCAGTAAAACAGGTGATGTTGTCGCTAATCAATTGGGTAGTTTTTCACGGGTTTTTGGCAATTGTCAAGGGACAAATTGTCAAGCTGCTGGTGATGGTGCTGATATTATAGTTGAAGCTCCCCAAGGGAGTATTGAAACTTTGAGTGTGAATACTTTTGCAGATTCTAGAGGTAATGGTACAGCAGGTAATGGTGGAGTAATTAAACTCATTGCTAGGAATGATATTAAAACAAATTTTTTAACCTCTAGTTCTCTGACAGCTAAAGACAAACCTGGAAGTAGTGGCACTATTAATCTTGAAAGTACAGATGGCTCAATTATTGCCGGCAATTTAATTGCATCAAGCAATACAAAACGCGGCGATATCACTCTTAACGCTCAGAATAATATTACTATTGGTGTGGGTGCTACTTCACCTGTTATTGATGTCTCTGGTAGTGGAGATGGAGGTGAGATTTCTTTCACTGTTAAATCTGGTCAATTCTCGATGAACAATGGTTTAATCAACAGTAATGTATTTGGTGATGGCAAAGGTGGTGACATCAAAATTCAGGCTGAGTCTGTCTCTTTAAATAACACCGATATCACAACTACTTTATCTTCTGGTAAAGGCCAAGGTGGTAACATTATCATTAACACTCCTGGAGAATTTACCCTAGACAGAAGTCGTTTGTTTACTTCTTTAGAACCGGGAGGTACGGGAATTGGTGGTGACATTAAAATTCAGGCGAATTCGGTGAGCTTAGATAATTTCTCTTTTATTGATAGCGCTACTTTTTGGGATGGTAATGCGGGTAATGTCCGTCTTGATGCTAATAACTTTATTTCTCTGAAAAATAACAGTTCTATCTTCAGTATTACTGCAGGTAAAGGTAATGGAGGTGAAGTCAAGGTAACGGCTCAGGGAAATATTAATTTAGTGGATGGTAGCAACATTAGCACAGTTGTTAACCAACAGGCAGAAGGCAATGCTGGTAATGTAATGATTCAGGCGAATCAACTTGTATTGAGTAATGGAGGACAGATTCTTACTAATACCCTTGGCAGTGGTAACGCTGGTGATATTATTGTTAATGCTCCTGCTTTTGTGATAATTTCCGGCGTTAATAATAACCCTGTTAGCACTTCCCAACCGAGAAGTAATGTGCAAACTAGAATATTTAAATCTGTCGAGGACGTAGAACCTAATAACTCAATTTCTGAAGCGCAAAAACTCCAGGATGGATATTTTGCGATAGACCCAACTAATAATCTTAATCCTGATGTTGAGTTCTCTACGAGAATTCCTTATGTATCTATCTCCGGTAAAGGTTCTAACCCAGCATCAGTTGATGTCTACTCATTTGAAGTTACACCTGGTACTAGGGGAATTTTTGATATTGATAATGGCTTGAAAGCTCAAAATCCCACTAGAAGTGTAGATACACAAATCTCTCTTTATAATAGTTCGGGAGTAAAGTTAGCAAATAACAATGATGCTCCAGTGATTTTTGGTGCTGGTGGTAGTGAATTAGCTCCCGCAGATATTAACAACCCTGGTGCTGGTTCTAATACTATCCTCAGTCCTGATTCTTATTTGAGATATGTTTTTACTCAGCCAGGAACTTATTTTTTAGAAGTATCTAAATCTCAAGGCGACCAAAGTTATCAGCTTCAGGTTTCTTTAGAAACACCTAATATTCAGGGTAACTCGGTTAACGGCAGATTTGCTAGTGGAATTTTTGCCCAAACTCAAAGTATGACTGGCGCTGCTGGGAATATAACCATTAATTCCCCACAATTGGAAATTAACGCTGGTGGACAGTTACGAACTACAACTTTTACAGCGCAGCAGGCTGGAAGTATTACCCTAAATATACCAAATCAATTGATTTTATCAGGAAAAGATAGTGGACTTTTTGCAAACACAGAAAAGAATTCTACGGGAAGGGGAGGCACTATTAATATTGACCCGAAAATATTAATGATTCAAGATGGTGCTACTATTGCTGTCAATAGTCAAGGACAGGGAATTGGTGGTGATATTAATCTGCAAGCTGGTTCTCTGTTTTTGGATAACGGAATTATCTCTGCCAAAACTAATAGCAATACAGGGGGAAATATTAATTTAGGGGTGGATAATTTATTATTTTTGCGCCACGGAAGTGAAATATCAACCACCGCCGGAGATGAGCAAAATGGTGGCAATGGTGGTAACATTACTATCGATGCGAGAAACGGTTTTCTTGTGGCTATTCCCTATGAAAATAGCGATATTACAGCCAATGCTTTTACAGGTAATGGTGGTAGGGTTGATATCACTACTCAGCAACTGTTTGGCATTCAAGAACAGGATTTTACTACTCTTTTAAGCGACATTACTGCTAGCTCAGATTTTGGTTTGAATGGTGAGGTTAATATTAACCTCACTGTTAATGCTGACCCCACAAGTGGGTTAACTAAATTGCCAGATAGACCAGTAAATGTCAGGATATCGGAAGGCTGTCAAGTTGTTGAGGACAAAGATGCGGTTGAGTTTTACAGCATTGGTAAAGGTGGTTTACCCCCAAGGCCAGATGAAGCGTTAAGTTTTGATTTATTGGATTTAATAGATTTGTCAAAACTTACCTTTTATGGTAATGACAAGAAGACTTGGAGTAATGCTCAGTTATTTAGCGGTTTGGTCAAGTTTACTTCTCCTTGTCAAGGTCGTTAG
- a CDS encoding DUF928 domain-containing protein: protein MLYFHNYLITFIILAFTNVNFSVHFQPIYFTQTINNSDINKGLSFKGRKHKGKQSSGGSRPDCPVPKDEKRKLTALIPTSNWGKTTQGNPTLWFYVPYSPDQIKYGNFVLQDKNGEHEQRIKFNLPNTPGFVSFTLPKELELKEVGLEQQWFFELYCDPNKSPADVHGWIEKIEVSNTLQTLLDSSANKYKIYEENGIWYDTISDLFSLKPNQSPPELNFWKEQLLKREDVNLNNLPLEPLIGEVLLQKQ, encoded by the coding sequence ATGTTATACTTTCACAACTATTTAATAACATTTATTATCTTAGCTTTTACGAACGTCAATTTTTCGGTTCATTTTCAGCCAATCTATTTTACACAAACCATTAACAACTCTGATATAAACAAAGGATTGAGCTTCAAAGGGAGGAAGCACAAGGGTAAACAAAGTTCAGGAGGGTCACGTCCTGATTGTCCCGTGCCCAAGGATGAGAAACGTAAACTCACGGCTTTAATACCTACTTCTAACTGGGGAAAAACTACTCAAGGAAATCCAACATTATGGTTTTATGTACCATATTCACCTGACCAAATAAAATATGGAAATTTTGTATTACAAGATAAGAATGGAGAGCATGAACAACGTATTAAATTTAATTTGCCAAATACACCAGGCTTTGTAAGTTTCACTCTACCAAAAGAATTAGAGTTAAAAGAAGTAGGTCTTGAGCAGCAATGGTTTTTTGAACTCTATTGCGATCCCAATAAAAGTCCTGCTGATGTTCATGGATGGATTGAGAAAATTGAAGTTAGTAATACGCTTCAGACACTACTTGATAGTTCAGCAAATAAGTACAAAATCTATGAAGAAAATGGTATTTGGTATGACACGATAAGCGACTTATTTAGTTTAAAACCAAATCAATCGCCACCTGAACTAAATTTTTGGAAAGAACAATTACTCAAACGTGAAGATGTTAATTTAAATAATTTACCTCTAGAACCGTTAATTGGAGAAGTTTTATTGCAAAAACAATAG
- a CDS encoding CHASE2 domain-containing protein: MNQEVQAEHIQRDKLLEQLSSCPAGIFNIVAFCIKAPTKSLYGDTVDQATKAIALIEWAENPDSPGIDIDKLNDCYLKAIGKKKVLDHTKFTISKKFLCQSFTATTITTGLIILMRMLGGLQSYELLAYDHFMRIRRNSEWADDKFLVISIDEEDIQYQDQDINLKYKPRQGSLSDKALLALLKKITPYKPKIIASDIIHDYKFEPELQEYLKINKNLKYISICQFRNENSNLSGIRPPNNFSPNQLGFINFPKDDDDVIRRQLLGMEEDAICPTQQSIGLRIALSYLGESGDMTPEGFVKIRDVVFKPLEHNAGGYQLPKGEEDVDQVLLNYQASNPKIKTLRDILADSSNSQLAGIINEKTIILIGFVDSKTDQHRTPYNKEMSGVIIHANMASQIINAVEKKRPLIKWLPEYAENIWIFFWVLLGCTLNLVWKHDYFKKLKITILLVSLYSAVLYVFCLLAFSVAVWIPFVPPLLALIITPVCLLLVQSIFRYK; encoded by the coding sequence ATGAACCAGGAGGTTCAGGCTGAACATATTCAACGCGATAAATTGCTAGAGCAATTGAGTAGCTGTCCAGCAGGGATTTTTAATATAGTGGCTTTTTGTATAAAAGCACCTACAAAGTCACTATATGGGGATACGGTTGATCAAGCAACAAAAGCGATAGCACTTATAGAATGGGCAGAAAATCCAGATAGTCCAGGTATTGATATTGATAAATTAAACGATTGCTATCTAAAAGCAATAGGCAAAAAAAAAGTACTTGATCATACTAAATTTACGATTTCTAAGAAATTCCTTTGTCAAAGTTTCACTGCAACAACCATAACAACTGGTTTGATTATCCTGATGCGAATGTTAGGAGGGCTACAAAGCTATGAATTACTTGCTTATGACCATTTTATGAGAATACGGAGAAACTCTGAATGGGCAGATGATAAATTTTTGGTGATTAGTATAGACGAGGAAGATATACAGTATCAAGATCAAGACATCAACCTAAAATATAAGCCAAGGCAAGGTTCACTATCAGATAAAGCCTTGTTAGCACTTTTGAAAAAAATTACACCTTATAAACCAAAAATTATTGCTTCAGATATTATTCATGACTATAAATTTGAACCAGAATTACAAGAATATTTAAAGATAAATAAAAATTTAAAATACATTTCTATTTGTCAATTTCGCAATGAAAATAGCAATCTTTCAGGAATTAGACCACCAAATAATTTCTCTCCAAACCAGTTGGGGTTCATTAATTTTCCTAAAGATGATGATGATGTTATTAGGCGACAGCTTCTTGGTATGGAAGAAGATGCAATTTGCCCAACACAGCAATCTATAGGGTTGCGTATTGCACTTAGTTATTTAGGAGAATCAGGTGATATGACCCCAGAGGGATTTGTGAAAATTCGTGATGTGGTGTTCAAGCCATTAGAACATAATGCAGGTGGATATCAGTTACCAAAAGGAGAAGAAGATGTGGATCAAGTTTTGCTAAATTACCAAGCTTCAAATCCAAAAATAAAAACACTCCGAGATATTTTAGCTGATTCATCAAATTCACAGTTAGCAGGCATTATAAATGAAAAAACAATTATTTTAATAGGATTTGTTGATTCAAAAACCGATCAACATCGTACACCTTACAATAAAGAAATGTCTGGCGTAATAATTCATGCTAATATGGCCAGTCAAATCATTAATGCTGTTGAAAAAAAACGTCCACTTATAAAGTGGTTACCCGAATATGCAGAGAATATTTGGATATTTTTTTGGGTATTACTAGGATGCACATTAAATTTAGTATGGAAACATGATTATTTTAAAAAATTAAAAATAACAATTCTTCTTGTTTCTTTATACAGTGCTGTCTTATATGTCTTTTGTCTTTTAGCTTTTTCAGTAGCAGTGTGGATTCCTTTTGTGCCGCCACTTTTAGCACTTATCATAACACCTGTTTGTTTATTACTAGTTCAAAGCATTTTTAGATACAAATAA
- the fni gene encoding type 2 isopentenyl-diphosphate Delta-isomerase: MNLSTNISSHTQSRKADHIRICLEEDVQCHQITNGLERYRFTHCCLPELDRNDIDISTTFLGKQLLAPLLISSMTGGTEQASMINRRLAQVAQQYKLAMGVGSQRVAVEKPEVADTFAVRKYAPDILLFANLGAVQLNYTYGLDECLRVIDILEADALILHLNPLQEFIQPRGDTNFRGLLDKIDKLCSKLPVPVIAKEVGNGISAAMAEKLMAVGVQAIDVAGAGGTSWAKVEGERAENPLQRRLGTTFADWGLPTAECITSIRAIAPDVPLIASGGLRHGLDLAMAIALGANIAGLAMPFLQAAAVSEVAVQDLAEVLIAEMTTVLFCTGNATLEQLQHSGSLQLIE; the protein is encoded by the coding sequence GTGAATCTCTCTACCAATATTTCATCACATACCCAGTCACGCAAAGCGGATCACATCCGCATTTGTCTAGAAGAAGATGTTCAGTGTCACCAAATCACCAATGGACTGGAACGCTATCGTTTTACCCATTGTTGTTTACCTGAACTAGACCGGAATGATATTGATATCAGCACCACGTTCCTGGGGAAACAGCTGTTAGCACCCCTATTAATTTCTTCCATGACTGGGGGTACGGAACAAGCAAGTATGATTAACCGACGATTGGCGCAAGTCGCCCAGCAGTACAAACTGGCTATGGGTGTGGGTTCCCAGCGTGTGGCGGTGGAAAAACCGGAGGTGGCTGATACCTTCGCTGTCCGTAAGTATGCTCCGGATATTCTTTTGTTTGCTAACTTGGGGGCTGTACAACTTAATTATACCTATGGTTTAGATGAATGTCTACGGGTAATCGATATCCTGGAGGCTGATGCTTTAATTTTGCACCTCAACCCGCTACAAGAGTTTATTCAACCTAGAGGTGACACAAATTTTCGAGGGTTGCTTGACAAAATAGATAAATTATGCAGTAAATTGCCAGTGCCAGTCATAGCTAAGGAAGTGGGGAATGGTATTTCTGCCGCAATGGCAGAGAAACTGATGGCGGTGGGAGTGCAAGCGATTGATGTGGCGGGTGCGGGTGGTACTTCCTGGGCAAAGGTAGAAGGGGAACGAGCCGAAAATCCGCTGCAACGCCGCTTGGGGACGACATTTGCCGATTGGGGCTTACCAACGGCAGAGTGTATTACGAGTATTCGGGCGATCGCTCCTGATGTACCATTAATAGCTTCGGGGGGGTTGCGTCATGGACTGGATCTGGCAATGGCGATCGCCCTGGGAGCAAATATCGCTGGTTTGGCAATGCCTTTTCTCCAAGCAGCCGCAGTCTCTGAAGTCGCAGTACAAGATTTGGCTGAGGTATTAATTGCAGAAATGACTACGGTATTATTCTGCACGGGTAATGCTACTTTAGAGCAGTTGCAGCATTCAGGCAGTTTACAGCTAATAGAATAG
- the sppA gene encoding signal peptide peptidase SppA, with amino-acid sequence MRNFLKQTFASLIGSLLGLIIFCGLGTTGLFLLLLAASASKETGLEVKDKSVLVFDLSMNITDGEPSANDVIQKTLSGVEDNRMSLRSVLDALEKAQRDQRIVGIYLDATRNTSASAAGYASLKEIRQALEKCRAAGKKIIAYGMNWEEKDYYLSSVADRVLLNPLGAMEINGLSSQPMFFAGALQKYGIGVQVVRVGKFKGAVEPFILSKLSPENREQMQKLLDDVWGEWRNAVGASRKIQGNKLQAIADNQAVLQAEEAKTNGLVDQVAYLDQVVSELKKLTASDKDDKTFEQISLAQYAQVPGKSLGVERTSNNKIAVVYAEGEIVDGKGNDGEVGGDRFAKIFTRLRQNNDVKAVILRINSPGGSATAAEVMQREVRLIREIKPVVVSMGDVAASGGYWIASDSNRIFAEPNTITGSIGVFGMLFNGQKLGNDNGITWDSVKTGRYADSQTVSRPKSPEELALYQRSVNRIYNLFLGKVSQGRKLPEAKVAEIAQGRVWSGVAAKEIGLVDEIGGLNTAIEYAAKQAKLGNNWEVEEYPQVTSWEERFFGKAAEETRTALGIKPTEIKPVNPLTAEFQKLQQQIAILQKMNDPQGVYARLPFNLKID; translated from the coding sequence ATGCGTAACTTTCTGAAACAAACTTTTGCCAGCTTAATTGGCAGTTTACTGGGACTGATTATTTTTTGCGGACTGGGAACCACTGGACTATTTTTGCTTCTGTTAGCTGCATCTGCTTCTAAGGAGACTGGACTGGAAGTCAAAGATAAATCAGTACTGGTGTTTGATTTATCGATGAACATCACCGATGGTGAACCCAGTGCCAATGATGTGATACAGAAGACACTATCTGGTGTGGAAGATAATCGCATGTCACTCCGCAGCGTTCTGGATGCTTTGGAAAAGGCGCAGCGTGATCAGCGAATTGTCGGGATATACTTAGATGCGACCCGCAACACCTCAGCTAGTGCTGCAGGCTATGCTTCACTAAAGGAAATTCGCCAAGCATTGGAAAAATGCCGTGCGGCCGGGAAAAAGATTATCGCCTATGGGATGAACTGGGAAGAAAAGGATTATTATCTGAGTTCGGTGGCTGATAGGGTGCTACTTAACCCCCTGGGGGCGATGGAAATTAACGGTTTGAGTTCACAACCGATGTTTTTCGCCGGGGCATTACAAAAGTATGGTATAGGTGTACAAGTTGTGCGCGTGGGGAAATTTAAGGGCGCAGTTGAACCCTTTATTCTGAGCAAACTGAGTCCTGAAAATCGCGAACAAATGCAAAAATTGTTGGATGATGTTTGGGGAGAGTGGCGCAATGCTGTGGGAGCAAGTCGGAAAATTCAGGGCAACAAATTGCAGGCGATCGCCGATAATCAAGCCGTGCTGCAAGCAGAGGAAGCGAAAACTAATGGTTTAGTCGATCAAGTCGCGTACCTCGATCAGGTAGTTAGCGAATTGAAAAAATTGACCGCTAGTGACAAAGACGATAAAACATTTGAGCAAATCAGCTTGGCCCAGTACGCCCAAGTTCCTGGTAAATCATTGGGTGTAGAACGCACATCAAATAATAAAATTGCTGTGGTTTATGCGGAAGGCGAGATTGTTGATGGTAAAGGAAATGATGGCGAAGTTGGGGGCGATCGCTTTGCGAAAATCTTTACTAGACTTCGACAAAATAATGATGTCAAAGCGGTGATCCTGCGAATTAACAGTCCCGGCGGTAGCGCTACCGCTGCTGAGGTAATGCAGCGAGAAGTCAGATTAATTCGCGAAATCAAGCCAGTTGTCGTCTCAATGGGTGATGTCGCCGCTTCTGGTGGTTACTGGATAGCCAGCGATTCTAACCGCATTTTTGCCGAACCAAATACGATTACAGGCTCGATAGGTGTCTTTGGTATGCTCTTCAATGGTCAAAAGCTAGGGAATGACAATGGCATTACCTGGGATTCTGTGAAAACTGGACGCTATGCTGATAGTCAAACCGTTTCTCGCCCAAAATCCCCCGAAGAATTAGCACTTTATCAGCGTAGTGTCAACCGCATTTACAATCTGTTTCTCGGTAAAGTTTCTCAAGGGCGAAAACTACCAGAAGCCAAGGTAGCAGAAATTGCCCAAGGACGGGTTTGGTCTGGTGTCGCAGCGAAGGAAATTGGTTTAGTGGATGAAATTGGCGGTCTCAATACAGCTATCGAATACGCTGCTAAACAAGCCAAGCTAGGAAATAATTGGGAAGTTGAAGAATATCCACAAGTTACCAGCTGGGAAGAACGCTTTTTTGGCAAAGCTGCAGAAGAAACACGCACTGCTTTAGGGATAAAGCCGACGGAAATTAAACCAGTTAATCCCCTCACCGCTGAATTCCAGAAACTCCAACAGCAAATCGCAATTCTCCAAAAAATGAACGATCCCCAAGGGGTCTACGCTCGCTTACCTTTTAACCTGAAAATAGATTAG
- a CDS encoding transposase, which yields MLVLEYKAVVKRATSKAIDEAIRTNRFVRNKVLRYWMDNRGVDKKELYQYNTQLRAEFKFVNDLNSHACQAAVENVERAINRFFDNCKKNKPGKKGYPRFKKHSRSVEYKVSGWKLHPTKRRITFTDKKGIGELKLLGKWDIHQYPVELIKRVRIVRRADGYYVQFCVKIDNQQEAPQTTSEIGIDVGLEYFYSDSNGNHQENPRFLRKTEKDIKRVQRNIYKKKKGSSGRRKARGVYARKHLKVTRQRNEHAKRMARNLCLANAKVVLEDLNISGLVRNHKLALSISDASWYNFRQWLEYFGAKFGREIIAVPPHFTSQECSNCGARVQKSLSTRTHSCPHCGYVEQRDVNAAKVILSRANGRGGQSQTNASRDVPSTSIGRKTCKSKERQ from the coding sequence GTGTTGGTATTGGAATATAAAGCAGTTGTCAAAAGAGCCACATCAAAAGCCATAGATGAAGCTATTCGTACGAATCGATTTGTCCGAAATAAAGTGCTTAGATATTGGATGGATAATAGAGGCGTTGACAAGAAAGAACTATATCAGTACAACACTCAATTAAGAGCAGAATTTAAATTTGTTAATGATTTAAACAGTCATGCTTGTCAGGCGGCAGTAGAAAATGTAGAACGTGCTATCAATAGATTTTTTGATAACTGCAAGAAAAACAAACCTGGAAAAAAGGGTTATCCCCGGTTCAAAAAACATAGTCGTTCAGTCGAATATAAGGTGTCTGGGTGGAAGTTGCACCCAACAAAGCGGCGGATAACTTTCACTGATAAAAAAGGTATTGGCGAACTCAAACTGTTAGGTAAATGGGATATTCATCAATACCCTGTTGAACTAATTAAACGAGTGAGGATTGTGCGTAGAGCCGATGGTTACTATGTGCAATTCTGCGTCAAGATTGATAATCAGCAAGAAGCCCCACAAACTACATCAGAAATCGGAATTGATGTCGGACTGGAATATTTCTACTCTGATAGCAATGGTAATCATCAGGAGAATCCGCGATTTCTTCGCAAGACAGAGAAAGATATTAAGCGGGTTCAACGTAACATTTACAAGAAGAAAAAAGGGTCATCTGGCAGAAGAAAAGCGCGTGGTGTTTATGCTCGTAAACATTTAAAAGTAACAAGACAAAGGAATGAACACGCCAAGAGAATGGCGCGTAACTTATGCCTAGCTAACGCTAAGGTGGTCTTGGAAGATTTAAATATTTCCGGCTTGGTGAGAAACCACAAACTAGCCTTGAGCATTTCTGATGCTTCTTGGTACAATTTTCGTCAGTGGCTCGAATACTTTGGTGCAAAATTTGGACGGGAAATCATTGCAGTTCCTCCCCACTTCACAAGCCAGGAATGTTCTAATTGTGGTGCTAGAGTGCAAAAATCTCTCAGCACTCGCACTCATTCTTGTCCCCATTGTGGGTATGTAGAACAACGCGATGTGAATGCTGCCAAAGTAATTTTAAGTCGTGCAAACGGTAGGGGTGGGCAATCCCAAACTAACGCCAGTAGAGATGTTCCCTCTACTTCTATTGGTCGTAAGACCTGTAAAAGCAAGGAACGTCAGTGA